From the genome of Colletotrichum higginsianum IMI 349063 chromosome 4, whole genome shotgun sequence, one region includes:
- a CDS encoding Ent-kaurene oxidase, whose amino-acid sequence MSSQEAAPLVALGASAGLWQAALTLLVTLVVGYLAKTSLSSNSLSKIPLVGLEIGDEEKRRLAYLGGAKNIYQQGYQKFKDGIFQITTSRTVPVVIVHPRFLNELSKLPPQILSADAAVNEGMEAKYTQLWTIPVVPHAIKTMLTPGLGKSHHSWFLFFVFFCKKANIHVIQVRLTEIVAEELQEAFSRELPDCKDWSSVQVHPTLLRIVAAGAGRVFVGPELCRDEKYLDSSINFTGDVMTARNAVQQMRQWLRPFLAHRLPEVQRLSQHRAEAEEFLRPVILKRRKMMADPDQERPDDLLSWLMEAQATSGKGSDRDLAEQQLGIGFAAIHTTTLTGTNAFYNLAAMPDVAAELRDEVSTVLAENKGAFTTKALHEMKKLDSFLKETLRCHPFVFGEIQTRSPIYLSAWLVGKKEGKKRNNLANFLIPFEARLADTTTLEPIATFQRKALKDITLSNGQVIPAGTTIECPNYAVSHDEALFEDADEFDAFRFYKLREKAALERTPDQTSDASMQNQFASVSQNSLAFGYGREACPGRFFSANELKVIFSIALLQYEMKLAEGSEGRYPNMEFGQLASSPRSPSLPVHAFDSMRLSRLSTLLTRVMEQ is encoded by the exons ATGTCTTCACAGGAAGCGGCTCCTTtggtcgccctcggcgcgtCAGCGGGCTTATGGCAAGCTGCGCTGACTCTGCTGGTGACCTTGGTCGTCGGCTACCTCGCCAAGACCTCACTGAGTTCAAACAGCTTGTCCAAGATCCCGCTGGTCGGTCTCGAgatcggcgacgaggagaagcgcCGGCTGGCTTATCTAGGTGGTGCCAAAAACATATACCAGCAGGGCTACCAAAAG TTCAAGGATGGAATCTTTCAGATCACGACCTCCAGAA CCGTGCCTGTGGTCATTGTGCATCCTCGTTTTCTCAACGAGCTCAGCAAATTGCCGCCTCAAATTCTGAGCGCCGATGCGGCCGTCAACGAG GGGATGGAAGCCAAGTACACGCAACTGTGGACGATTCCGGTTGTTCCTCACGCCATCAAGACCATGCTCACCCCGGGCCTCGGTAAGTCCCACCACTCATGgtttctcttcttcgtcttcttctgcaaAAAGGCTAACATTCACGTGATTCAAGTTCGTCTTACTGAAATCGTTGCCGAAGAGCTCCAGGAGGCTTTCAGCAGAGAGCTTCCCGACTGCAAGGACTGGAGCTccgtccaagtccatccgACCCTCCTGCGTATCGTGGCAGCTGGCGCAGGCcgcgtcttcgtcggcccCGAGCTCTGCCGGGATGAAAAGTACCTGGACTCCTCGATCAACTTCACCGGGGACGTGATGACGGCGCGCAACGCCGTCCAGCAGATGAGGCAGTGGCTGCGGCCGTTCCTGGCCCATCGGCTGCCGGAGGTGCAGAGGCTCAGCCAGCAccgggccgaggcggaggagtTCCTGCGACCCGTGATCCtcaagaggaggaagatgatggcGGACCCCGATCAGGAGAGGCCCGACGACCTGTTGTCGTGGCTGATGGAGGCCCAGGCCACGTCTGGGAAGGGCAGCGACAGGGACCtcgccgagcagcagctgggcatcggcttcgccgccatccacACCACGACGCTGACCGGTACCAATGCCTTTTACAACCTGGCAGCGATGCCCGACGTGGCGGCGGAGCTGAGGGACGAGGTTTCTACCGTCCTGGCCGAGAACAAGGGGGCCTTCACCACCAAGGCGCTCCACGAAATGAAGAAGCTGGACAGCTTCTTGAAGGAGACGCTGCGGTGCCATCCTTTTGTCTTTGGTGAGATACAAACTCGCTCTCCTATCTATCTATCTGCATGGTTGGTTGGAAaaaaggagggaaaaaaaagaaacaacTTGGCGAACTTCTTGATTCCTTTCGAGGCACGGCTTGCTGACACGACGACCCTGGAACCAATAGCGACGTTTCAACGCAAGGCTCTGAAGGACATCACGCTCTCCAACGGCCAGGTCATCCCGGCCGGGACGACGATCGAGTGCCCCAACTACGCCGTCAGccacgacgaggccctcTTCGAGGACGCGGACGAGTTCGACGCCTTCCGCTTCTATAAGCTGCgcgagaaggcggcgctggaGAGGACCCCGGACCAGACCTCGGACGCCTCCATGCAGAACCAGTTCGCCAGCGTGAGCCAGAACAGCCTGGCGTTCGGGTACGGCCGGGAGGCGTGCCCCGgccgcttcttctccgccaacGAGCTCAAGGTCATCTTCTCCATCGCCCTCCTGCAGTACGAGAtgaagctggccgaggggAGCGAGGGCAGGTATCCGAACATGGAGTTTGGACAACTGGCAAGTTCACCAAGAAGCCCTTCCTTGCCCGTCCACGCTTTTGATAGCATGAGACTTTCTCGTTTGAGCACTTTGCTAACCCGTGTGATGGAACAATAG
- a CDS encoding Polyketide synthase, whose translation MTDSREGHGSFSSECGREMPIAIIGMGWRGPGEATNVQNFYELLAAAREARVAAHKGKWNHEAFYHPESSRKGTSNVEAGHYFKDDLSLFDAPFFSMTDSEAACLDPQQRLLLETCYEALENGKSYPRKTFPLRRPFELTLGFLPFLYSWNPAIECRGERHKDPDTMPVYQATNSGYSRAIISNRLSHFFDFRGSSVTIDTACSGGLTALHLACQSIRAGEVRQAVCGGSSVILHPDQFISLSAMRFLSPEGRCYSFDERASGYARGEGVGCVLLKRLDHALADKDPIRAVVRMTGSNQDGRTPGISFPSRVAQMALIKSVYERAGLDPLQTSYIEAHGTGTQAGDPIETSAISETMCSERSADEPLVIGSVKTNIGHLEAASGIAALIKAVLMLENRVIFPNRNFETPNPRISLEKWKLKIPLKMQRWDCDGPHRLSINSFGYGGTNAHVILESASDFLHAAKSRYDPGQDISTSVTRIASVISPGLSNGNGVSNGISNGISNGVQNGNGNVNVNGNANEHHIGNGSLQNGHHHHHHHHQEPHPRRIFSVSAFDEASTRSAAKDLAEHLRAAAAHVDDAYLRDLAHTLGARRSHFPCRAAVVAGDADELMAALADESLAVTKSAQKNPPVIGFVFTGQGAQWAGMGRELMDAFPVYARTMERCRDHLLSIGAPWDLIDELARDAKSSRISMARFSQPLCSAVQIALIELLASWGIRPQAVTGHSSGEIAAAYAAGLVGLEDAMSSAYHRGIFSQQVAAEGPVKGAMMAVGLGPDAIQERLSGLKQGYATIACENSPSSVTVSGDLAAIEELKEQLDSEGVFARKLLVEAAYHSRHMALVEEDYLDSISDMKIGPGSDVRFYSSVTGKRASGQDLGPGYWVANMLGRVRFASSLKQLCRAGADILVEVGPHSALAGPVKQIIQSDDALKASNIKYASALTRKYDAAQTVLAMAARLLAEGVPVDLSAVNGAGGGRENVVVDLPPYRWNKSKSYWAESRLSKEYRNRPHPRLDLLGKPEPNFNPFDARWRNIIRGTEVPWIKDHRIQSNVVYPAAGYVSMAIEAVRQITMAAKFLEPTGYRLRELSIGQALVIPGDTDEVETSITLRPQSEGTRVSSDTWFDFFIYSVSDDARWTEHCRGMISIDKASDDEGIDEDATLGRLCQMAEMQHACTQEVSVDDLYANLTDIGLGYGPTFSNMTSARCMSLGQAQAARGACVAGITLPNTAAVMPAGFEYPHVVHPALLDSVFHSMFAAMGAGSGQLKHPMVPVFIGELYVSGDLDKQPGRKLTVYTSTELKGARRMQASMSVVGGERPTKPVIELDGLTCMKLAGDVEQDSQQDITSTAYDFAWEVEPSMVVRRAEPALEGEVVEPAAATTSPELEYLEQTSREVLSKLVSHVTPSSVPSDKPHLAAFYEWVTSLTATTKSSPVSPASNGSEDTPWKHLLHYVGENLSEVVTGKQSVRELLGANDLLRDAVTNGRAVQQQTQLVAQHLGVLARLNPHLEVLEFGAGAGWSTAQFFDGIGRVGSNTPRLAKYDVVLSDAKFRDALKANVDALDGLVNIREDVDGWYSEKQDQTPEAYDVIVGVLSSLDPVPVAVSWAAACKLLRPGGTLILLEPRPDSLASKTLFASLPSWSPTQSDQTWERAIDASGLDRTTSEADSTDNDASLVVSLISQRPVAPSPTTKPSILLVTGSGQGQSNSLVSHLTAQLIKTGLDVEVAPLEEAQGTDKVCVIFWELVGEILANLSTSQFVALKELFTRSQGVLSITRASSLRPIAGMVAGLTRTVRSEMSDGAGLSLDVDEHASADDTSAAITSILSRHFWSDHGSVGTLDTEYRLVDGQILVPRLVPGTDVNRDVAVALGRVSAEEGPFVQEGRHLRAEIETPGLLDTIQFVDDDEATATLPSDHVEIDVRAMGLNFRDVMMAMGQIDVEALGGECSGLVTAVGSAVHGFAVGDRVCCIRLGTFRSRVRCDARLLQKLPDDMDFETAAALPVVYCTAFHSVFQAANLRAGETVLIHAASGGLGQALIQLCQMVGADVFVTVGSADKRALVSERFGIPADRILSSRDGTFADAIKRLTGGRGVDVIMNSLAGEGLRLSWSCIAPFGRFIELGKRDFFVNTRLEMAKFAKNVTFAAVDLVDLIKLKPEHVADVLAKSMDLLRRGSVKSPWPITAYPMAELKTALQTMQSGRHKGKLVLVPRATDIVKVVPAPTNGALFEADAAYLLAGGMGGLGRSIGKWMVRNGARNLIFCSRSGDSSPEAKQTIRDLQDAGATVLAYACDIADEARLQQVVDDLSRKTLRVRGIIQSAMVLRDVLLENMTVDDYNAVVRPKVQGTLNLHALFPRDLDFFIMLSSISGVIGNASQAAYAAANTFMDAFASYRHGLGRPAVTIDLGVMLGIGYLAGDPELADAMRRQGFSGTTEPELMALLRSAVSRPQRGQIVTGLGTWKAGSSLGNFSGPLFSNFRRLAQRVPGEGGEHGGGGDSASGLRATLGAAKDMAGATDAVCAALVKQVSVFGMVPEETIVASRPMSEYGIDSLVAVEMRNWIFRETDFTVAILELMANQPIQKLAMKIAGGTHLVSAKVKIAS comes from the exons ATGACGGACTCTAGAGAAGGACACGGCAGCTTCAGCTCTGAATGCGGCCGTGAGATGCCCATTGCCATCATTGGCATGGGATGGAGAGGACCGGGAGAAGCCACAAACGTCCAGAACTTCTACGAGCTTTTGGCCGCGGCTCGGGAAGCACGTGTTGCCGCCCACAAGGGAAAATGGAACCACGAAGCCTTTTACCACCCGGAGTCGTCGAGGAAGGGAACC AgcaacgtcgaggccggccatTACTTCAAGGATGACTTGTCACTATTTGACGCACCGTTCTTCAGCATGACGGATTCAGAGGCAGCT TGCCTGGATCCTCAACAACGACTCCTCCTGGAGACGTGCTACGAAGCTCTCGAGAATGGCAAGTCATACCCCCGGAAAACATTTCCACTACGGCGACCTTTTGAACTGACCCTTGGTTTTCTTCCGTTTCTCTACAGCTGGAATCCCGCTATCGAGTGCCGCGGGGAGCGACAC AAAGACCCAGACACCATGCCGGTATATCAAGCGACTAACAGTGGATACTCGCGGGCCATCATTTCGAACCGTCTCTCCCACTTCTTTGACTTCCGCGGGAGCAGTGTAACCATCGACACAGCGTGCTCCGGCGGCCTCACGGCGCTTCACCTCGCCTGCCAATCCATCCGCGCCGGCGAAGTCCGCCAGGCGGTATGCGGCGGCTCCAGCGTCATCCTTCACCCCGACCAGTTCATTTCCCTCAGTGCTATGCG TTTTCTATCTCCCGAGGGACGCTGCTATAGCTTTGATGAACGTGCGAGTGGCTATGCGCGAGGAGAGGGTGTCGGGTGCGTCCTCCTCAAGCGCCTCGATCATGCACTTGCGGACAAGGACCCCATCCGCGCCGTTGTCCGCATGACGGGGTCCAACCAGGACGGCCGGACGCCTGGTATCAGCTTCCCCAGCAGGGTCGCTCAGATGGCCCTCATCAAGTCGGTCTACGAGCGCGCCGGGCTCGACCCCCTCCAGACGTCCTACATCGAGGCCCACGGCACGGGCACCCAGGCCGGAGACCCGATCGAGACTTCGGCCATCTCGGAAACGATGTGCTCCGAGCGGTCCGCCGACGAGCCGCTGGTCATCGGGTCGGTGAAGACGAACATCGGCCacctcgaggcggcgagcGGGATCGCAGCCCTCATCAAGGCCGTCCTCATGCTGGAAAACAGGGTCATCTTCCCCAACCGCAACTTTGAGACGCCCAATCCCCGCATTTCGCTGGAGAAGTGGAAGTTGAAG ATCCCTTTGAAAATGCAACGCTGGGATTGCGATGGCCCCCATCGCCTGTCCATCAACAGCTTCGGGTATGGCGGGACAAACGCACACGTCATTCTTGAGAGCGCCAGTGACTTCCTGCACGCAGCCAAGTCACGGTATGATCCTGGCCAGGACATCTCAACCTCTGTCACGCGGATAGCTTCCGTCATATCTCCCGGGCTTTCCAATGGCAACGGCGTCAGCAACGGTATCAGTAATGGCATTAGCAACGGCGTACAGAACGGGAATGGAAACGTAAACGTAAACGGAAACGCAAACGAACACCATATCGGCAATGGCAGTCTGCAAAACggtcatcaccaccaccaccatcaccaccaggAACCACATCCACGAAGAATCTTTTCCGTTTCCGCCTTCGACGAGGCTTCGACCCGCAGCGCGGCCAAGGATCTCGCAGAGCAtctccgcgccgccgcggcccacgtcgacgacgcctaCCTGCGGGATCTGGCGCATACCCTGGGCGCCAGGCGCTCGCATTTCCCCTGCCGGGCCGCGGTCGTCGCTGGAGACGCAGACGAGCTGATGGCCGCGCTGGCCGACGAGTCTCTGGCGGTCACCAAGTCCGCGCAGAAGAACCCCCCCGTCATCGGCTTTGTCTTCACCGGCCAGGGGGCGCAATGGGCTGGGATGGGCAGGGAGCTCATGGACGCGTTTCCCGTCTACGCGCGGACGATGGAGCGCTGCAGAGATCATCTCCTGAGCATCGGTGCCCCCTGGGATCTCATAG ACGAGCTGGCGAGGGATGCAAAGAGCTCCCGTATCTCCATGGCCAGGTTTAGCCAGCCGCTCTGCTCCGCAGTCCAGATCGCCTTGATCGAGCTCCTCGCGTCTTGGGGCATTCGACCACAGGCCGTGACTGGCCATTCCAGCGGCGAGATCGCGGCAGCCTACGCGGCGGGTCTCGTCGGCTTGGAAGATGCCATGTCTTCAGCCTACCACCGCGGGATATTCTCACAGCAAGTCGCCGCCGAAGGGCCCGTCAAGGGGGCCATGATGGCCGTGGGCCTGGGCCCAGACGCCATCCAAGAGCGCCTCTCCGGCCTCAAGCAAGGCTACGCCACCATCGCTTGCGAGAACAGCCCGTCCAGCGTCACGGTATCCGGCGACCTGGCAGCcatcgaggagctcaaggaaCAGCTGGACAGCGAGGGGGTCTTTGCACGCAAGCTCCTCGTGGAGGCCGCCTACCACTCGCGGCACATGGCCCTGGTGGAGGAAGACTACCTGGACAGCATCTCGGACATGAAGATCGGCCCGGGCAGCGACGTCAGGTTCTACTCGTCCGTCACGGGGAAGCGGGCGTCGGGCCAGGACCTCGGACCCGGGTACTGGGTGGCCAACATGCTCGGCAGGGTGAGGTTCGCATCCTCGCTCAAGCAGCTCtgccgcgccggcgccgatatactggtcgaggtcggcccGCACTCCGCGCTGGCCGGGCCCGTCAAGCAAATCATCCAGTCCGACGACGCGCTCAAGGCATCCAACATCAAGTACGCAAGCGCTCTCACGCGCAAGTACGACGCGGCCCAGACCGTGCTGGCCATGGCCGCGAGGCtcctggccgagggcgtgcCCGTCGACCTCTCCGCTgtcaacggcgccggcgggggcAGAGAGAACGTCGTCGTTGACCTGCCGCCGTACCGGTGGAACAAGTCCAAGTCGTACTGGGCCGAGAGCCGCCTGTCCAAGGAGTACCGCAACCGGCCGCACCCGCGGCTGgacctcctcggcaagcCGGAACCCAACTTCAACCCGTTCGACGCCCGCTGGCGGAACATCATCCGCGGCACCGAGGTGCCGTGGATCAAGGACCACCGCATCCAGTCCAACGTCGTCTATCCGGCCGCCGGCTACGTGTCGATGGCCATCGAAGCCGTCCGGCAAATCACCATGGCGGCCAAGTTCCTCGAGCCCACGGGGTACCGGCTCCGCGAGCTCTCCATCGGCCAGGCCCTCGTCATCCCGGGCGAcacggacgaggtcgagaccTCCATCACGCTGCGGCCCCAGAGCGAGGGCACCCGCGTCTCCTCCGACACGTGGTTCGACTTCTTCATCTACTCCGTGTCGGACGACGCCCGATGGACGGAGCATTGCAGGGGCATGATCAGCATCGACAAGgccagcgacgacgagggcatcgacgaggacgccacCCTCGGCAGGCTGTGCcagatggccgagatgcaGCACGCGTGCACCCAGGAGGTCTCTGTCGACGACCTCTACGCGAACCTTACCGACATCGGCCTCGGCTACGGACCGACCTTCAGCAACATGACCTCGGCGCGGTGCATGTCTCTCGGCCAGGCACAGGCGGCCCGGGGAGCCTGCGTTGCCGGCATCACGTTGCCCAATACCGCGGCCGTGATGCCGGCCGGGTTCGAGTATCCCCACGTCGTCCACCCGGCCCTGCTCGACAGCGTCTTCCACTCCATGTTCGCCGCCATGGGCGCCGGCTCGGGGCAGCTCAAGCACCCCATGGTGCCGGTCTTCATCGGCGAGCTGTACGTCTCCGGGGACCTGGACAAGCAGCCCGGCCGCAAGCTGACGGTGTACACGTCCACCGAGCTGAAGGGCGCCCGCCGCATGCAGGCCTCGATGAGCGTCGTGGGCGGCGAGCGGCCGACCAAGCCCGTCATCGAGCTCGATGGCCTCACGTGCATGAAGCTCGCAGGCGATGTTGAACAGGACAGCCAGCAGGACATCACCAGCACTGCGTACGATTTCGCCTGGGAGGTTGAGCCCAGCATGGTGGTACGACGGGCAGAACCGGCGCTGGAGGGGGAGGTTgtcgagcccgccgccgccaccaccagtCCCGAGCTCGAGTACTTGGAACAAACAAGCCGCGAAGTCCTCAGCAAGCTGGTCAGCCATGTTACACCCTCCTCGGTTCCTTCAGACAAACCCCATCTCGCAGCATTCTATGAGTGGGTCACTTCGTTGACGGCCACGACGAAGTCGTCTCCGGTATCGCCGGCGAGCAACGGCAGTGAAGACACGCCATGGAAACACCTCTTGCACTACGTCGGAGAGAACCTGTCCGAAGTGGTCACCGGAAAGCAATCGGTGcgcgagcttctcggcgccAACGACCTTCTCCGAGACGCAGTCACGAACGGCCGCGCTGTCCAGCAACAAACACAGCTGGTCGCCCAGCATCTCGGCGTCCTGGCTCGCCTGAACCCTCAcctcgaggttctcgagttcggagccggcgccggatGGTCGACCGCGCAGTTCTTCGACGGCATCGGGCGCGTCGGGTCCAACACGCCGCGGCTCGCAAAGTACGACGTTGTGCTCTCCGACGCCAAGTTCCGCGATGCGCTGAAGGCGAACGTCGACGCGCTGGACGGCCTGGTCAACATCAgggaagacgtcgacggctGGTACTCCGAAAAGCAGGATCAGACCCCGGAGGCGTACGACGTGATCGTGGGCGTGCTCTCGTCACTCGACCCCGTGCCGGTGGCCGTCTCCTGGGCTGCAGCCTGCAAGCTCTTGAGACCGGGCGGAACTCTTATCCTCCTCGAGCCGAGGCCGGACTCCCTCGCGTCCAAGACATTGTTCGCATCGTTGCCCTCTTGGTCTCCCACACAATCAGACCAGACGTGGGAGCGTGCCATTGACGCCTCTGGTCTAGATCGCACCACATCAGAAGCAGACTCGACAGACAACGATGCTagcctcgtcgtctccctCATTTCCCAACGACCGGTAGCACCATCCCCCACCACGAAGCCCAGCATCTTGCTAGTCACTGGGTCTGGTCAGGGGCAAAGCAACAGTTTGGTCAGCCACCTGACGGCACAGCTTATCAAAACAGGCCTGGACGTGGAGGTTGCCCCCTTGGAGGAAGCTCAAGGCACCGATAAGGTGTGCGTCATCTTCTGGGAGCTCGTGGGTGAGATCCTAGCAAACCTGTCGACTAGCCAGTTCGTCGCCTTGAAAGAACTCTTCACTAGGTCACAGGGAGTTCTTTCCATCACCCGCGCATCGTCCCTGAGGCCCATCGCGGGCATGGTGGCCGGCTTGACCAGAACCGTGAGATCGGAGATGAGCGACGGTGCTGGTCTCtcgctcgacgtcgacgagcacGCATCCGCCGATGACACGTCAGCCGCCATCACGAGTATCTTGTCGAGGCATTTCTGGTCGGACCACGGCAGCGTCGGGACTCTGGACACGGAGTACAGACTGGTGGACGGCCAGATCCTGGTCCCTCGCCTGGTGCCGGGCACCGACGTAAACAGAGACGTCGCAGTCGCCTTGGGACGGGTCTCGGCCGAGGAAGGCCCCTTTGTACAGGAAGGGCGGCACCTCCGGGCCGAGATCGAGACCCCCGGGCTGCTCGACACCATCCAGTttgtggacgacgacgaggcgaccGCGACCCTGCCCTCGGACCACGTCGAGATCGACGTCCGGGCGATGGGCCTCAACTTCCGCGACGTcatgatggccatgggccagatcgacgtcgaggccctcgggGGAGAATGCAGCGGCCTCGTCACGGCCGTGGGATCCGCGGTCCacggcttcgccgtcggcgaccgCGTCTGCTGCATCCGTCTCGGCACGTTCCGGAGCCGCGTCCGCTGCGACGCGCGCCTGTTGCAGAAGCTGCCGGACGACATGGACttcgagaccgccgccgccctcccggTCGTGTACTGCACGGCCTTCCACTCCGTCTTCCAGGCCGCGAACCTCCGGGCCGGCGAGACGGTCCTCATCCACGCCGCCTCGGGaggcctcggccaggcccTCATCCAGCTGTGCCAGATGGTCGGCGCGGACGTCTTCGTGACGGTCGGATCGGCGGACAAGAGGGCCCTCGTCTCGGAGCGCTTCGGCATCCCGGCCGACCGCATCCTGTCCAGCCGCGACGGGACCTTTGCCGACGCGATCAAGAGGCtgacgggcggccgcggggtGGACGTCATCATGAACTCCCTGGCGGGGGAGGGCCTGCGCCTGAGCTGGTCGTGCATCGCGCCGTTCGGCCGCTTCATCGAGCTCGGCAAGCGAGACTTCTTCGTCAACACGCGCCTGGAAATGGCCAAGTTCGCCAAGAACGTCACCTTCGCGGCcgtcgatctcgtcgacCTGATCAAGCTCAAGCCGGAACACGTCGCGGACGTTCTGGCCAAGTCCAtggacctcctccgccgagGGTCCGTCAAGTCTCCCTGGCCCATCACCGCCTACCCAATGGCGGAGCTCAAGACGGCCCTGCAGACCATGCAGTCGGGTCGCCACAAGGGCAAGCTGGTCTTGGTCCCTCGTGCCACAGACATTGTCAAG GTGGTACCGGCACCAACGAATGGCGCCCTCTTCGAGGCGGATGCCGCCTATCTACTGGCCGGTGGTATGGGCGGTCTCGGCCGCTCCATCGGGAAATGGATGGTCCGCAACGGAGCTCGCAACTTGATCTTCTGCAGCCGGAGCGGAGACTCCAGCCCCGAGGCCAAGCAGACAATCCGGGATCTCCAGGACGCGGGCGCCACGGTCCTCGCATATGCATgcgacatcgccgacgaggcgcgGTTGCAacaggtcgtcgacgacttgTCCAGGAAAACGCTGCGAGTCCGAGGCATCATCCAAAGCGCCATGGTTCTAAGA GATGTCCTGCTGGAGAACATGACGGTCGACGACTACAACGCCGTGGTCAGGCCCAAGGTCCAGGGGACGCTGAACCTTCACGCCTTGTTCCCCCGAGACCTGGATTTCTTCATCATGCTGTCCTCCATCAGCGGCGTGATCGGTAACGCCAGCCAGGCCGCatacgccgccgccaacacgTTCATGGACGCCTTCGCCTCGTAccgccacggcctcggccgccccgcCGTCACGATCGACCTCGGGGTCATGCTGGGCATCGGCTACCTGGCCGGAGACcccgagctggccgacgcAATGAGGCGGCAGGGCTTCTCGGGCACCACCGAGCCGGAGCTCATGGCGCTCCTGCGCTCGGCGGTGTCGAGGCCGCAACGGGGCCAGATCGTGACGGGCCTCGGCACCTGGAAGGCCGGCTCGTCCCTCGGCAACTTCTCCGGCCCGCTCTTCTCCAACTTCCGCCGGCTGGCCCAGCGCGTccccggcgagggcggcgagcacggcggcggcggcgactcggcctcgggccTCCGGGCGACCCTGGGCGCGGCCAAGGACATGGCCGGCGCGACGGACGCGGTGTGCGCGGCCCTCGTGAAGCAGGTCTCCGTCTTCGGCATGGTGCCCGAGGAGACCATCGTCGCCAGCCGCCCGATGAGCGAGTACGGCATCGACTCCCTCGTGGCGGTGGAGATGCGCAACTGGATCTTCCGCGAGACGGACTTCACGGTGGCCATCCTGGAGTTGATGGCGAACCAGCCGATCCAGAAGCTCGCCATGAAGATCGCGGGGGGTACCCACCTGGTGAGCGCCAAGGTGAAGATCGCCTCGTAA
- a CDS encoding putative Short-chain dehydrogenase, producing MASRRGTILLTGANGSLGNAIVSKILSSPDLATSYHGLYTVRRVDRATALDSLLLRNASTQQQQHAHETVALDLSRLESVREVARSINERVAAGLLPPLRAIILNAAYQEHTTQDFSPDGFDMTFQCNYLSHWLLVLLLLQSLDKEHGRVVVLGSWSHDPLDSRNDSMGAYKEDQWKTIFHDADSLAKGTWSPTKDYPTMEGGFRRYGAGKLCEIMMMYELQRRLDADTALSNITVLGVDPGGMASGLTRRGSPVLVFFVRWAFPLLAAVMTWFSPNGILRPVSKSAADVLRAAFDTAQLGERPKAVYLNGSEIGDTSAEAKDPVKTKQLWEASVGYTALKPGDTILSGWK from the exons ATGGCATCTCGACGGGGAACCATTCTCCTCACTGGCGCCAATGGCAGCCTCGGTAACGCCATCGTGTCCAAGATACTATCGTCGCCCGACCTGGCCACGTCTTATCATGGCCTCTATACCGTCCGCCGGGTCGACCGTGCCACCGCGCTGGACTCGCTGCTGCTCCGCAACGCCTCCAcgcaacagcagcagcacgccCATGAGACCGTCGCCCTGGACCTGTCGCGCCTCGAATCAGTCCGTGAGGTGGCCAGGAGCATCAACGAGCGGgtggccgccggcctgctgcccCCGCTGCGAGCCATCATCCTCAACGCCGCGTACCAGGAGCACACCACCCAGGACTTCTCGCCCGACGGCTTCGACATGACCTTCCAGTGCAACTACCTATCCCACTGGCTGCTCgtgcttctgcttctccagAGCTTGGATAAGGAACACGGGAGAGTGGTGGTGCTTGGCAGTTGGTCCCACGA TCCACTCGACTCCAGAAACGACAGCATGGGGGCGTACAAGGAGGACCAGTGGAAGACCATCTTTCACGACGCCGACTCCCTGGCCAAGGGCACCTGGAGTCCCACAAAGGATTACCCGACAATGGAGGGAGGCTTCCGACGCTACGGCGCAGGGAAGCTCTGCGAGATAATGATGAT GTATGAGCTTCAGCGGCGCCTGGACGCGGACACGGCTCTGTCCAACATCActgtcctcggcgtcgacccggGCGGCATGGCCAGCGGCCTGACGCGCCGCGGCAGTCCCGTGCTGGTCTTCTTCGTGCGGTGGGCATTCCCGCTGCTGGCGGCCGTCATGACCTGGTTTTCGCCCAACGGCATCCTGCGCCCCGTCTCCAAGTCGGCCGCCGACGTGCTCAGGGCCGCCTTCGACACGgcgcagctcggcgagcggCCCAAGGCCGTGTACCTCAACGGCTCGGAGATCGGGGATACGagcgccgaggccaaggatCCCGTGAAGACGAAGCAGCTCTGGGAGGCCAGTGTGGGCTACACGGCTCTGAAGCCGGGTGATACCATCCTGTCGGGATGGAAATGA